A DNA window from Ranitomeya imitator isolate aRanImi1 chromosome 2, aRanImi1.pri, whole genome shotgun sequence contains the following coding sequences:
- the BRD3OS gene encoding putative uncharacterized protein BRD3OS yields MSTGCMPLAEKAMSEGYARLRYRDTSLLIWQQQQQKLEAAPPGTYLSRSQSMWYSQYGNQSILVRDKNSISRDTGQSKFCAVM; encoded by the coding sequence ATGAGCACAGGGTGCATGCCACTGGCGGAAAAGGCCATGTCGGAGGGCTATGCCAGGCTGAGATACCGAGATACCTCACTACTCatctggcagcagcagcagcagaagctgGAGGCCGCTCCTCCCGGCACCTACCTGAGCCGCAGTCAGAGCATGTGGTACTCCCAGTATGGGAACCAGTCCATACTGGTCCGAGATAAGAACAGCATTTCTCGGGACACGGGCCAGTCCAAGTTCTGTGCAGTCATGTGA